One genomic window of Salvia miltiorrhiza cultivar Shanhuang (shh) chromosome 4, IMPLAD_Smil_shh, whole genome shotgun sequence includes the following:
- the LOC131019819 gene encoding acid phosphatase 1 isoform X5: MRMREAIVLVVFAICSKAATASAWWRSETEEAAGYCLSWRMAVEANNIRAWRTVPAECSGHVEAYMMGGQYERDLSVIVDSICSYIDSITLSGDGLDAWILDVDDTCISNLLYYRGRRYGCDPFDPVGFKAWALSGRCSAIPDVLRVFVKLIATGFKVFLVTGRDEETLGQATIRNLHNQGFFAYHRLILRGKARYYTSLQLGSSWQKKGTEYGGMWEISGVIFKESIQAIAPSSFLIPCTLSLD, encoded by the exons ATG AGAATGCGAGAGGCGATAGTGTTGGTGGTGTTCGCGATATGCTCCAAGGCGGCGACTGCGAGCGCGTGGTGGCGGAGCGAGACGGAGGAGGCGGCGGGGTACTGCCTGAGCTGGCGGATGGCGGTGGAGGCGAACAACATAAGAGCATGGCGGACGGTCCCCGCGGAGTGCTCGGGACACGTGGAGGCGTACATGATGGGCGGCCAATACGAGCGGGATCTGAGCGTGATCGTCGACAGCATCTGCAGCTACATTGACTCCATAACTCTCTCCGGCGACGGCCTCGACGCTTGGATCCTTGACGTCGACGACACCTGCATTTCCAACCTCTTGTACTACAGAGGGAGGCGCTACGG GTGCGATCCGTTCGATCCAGTAGGGTTCAAGGCATGGGCGTTGAGCGGGCGGTGCTCTGCGATTCCAGATGTGCTGAGAGTGTTCGTGAAATTGATCGCGACAGGGTTCAAGGTGTTCCTGGTTACGGGCAGGGATGAAGAGACGCTGGGGCAGGCCACCATTCGCAATCTGCACAACCAAGGTTTCTTCGCCTACCACCGTCTCATTTTAAG GGGCAAAGCGCGATACTATACAAGTCTACAGTTAGGAAGCAGCTGGCAGAAGAAGGGTACAGAATATGGGGGAATGTGGGAGATCAGTGGAGTGATCTTCAAGGAGAGTATACAGGCAATCGCACCTTCAAGCTTCCTAATCCCATGTACTTTATcccttgattaa
- the LOC131019819 gene encoding acid phosphatase 1 isoform X2, whose protein sequence is MFGWSMQRMREAIVLVVFAICSKAATASAWWRSETEEAAGYCLSWRMAVEANNIRAWRTVPAECSGHVEAYMMGGQYERDLSVIVDSICSYIDSITLSGDGLDAWILDVDDTCISNLLYYRGRRYGCDPFDPVGFKAWALSGRCSAIPDVLRVFVKLIATGFKVFLVTGRDEETLGQATIRNLHNQGFFAYHRLILRGKARYYTSLQLGSSWQKKGTEYGGMWEISGVIFKESIQAIAPSSFLIPCTLSLD, encoded by the exons ATGTTTGGATGGAGCATGCAGAGAATGCGAGAGGCGATAGTGTTGGTGGTGTTCGCGATATGCTCCAAGGCGGCGACTGCGAGCGCGTGGTGGCGGAGCGAGACGGAGGAGGCGGCGGGGTACTGCCTGAGCTGGCGGATGGCGGTGGAGGCGAACAACATAAGAGCATGGCGGACGGTCCCCGCGGAGTGCTCGGGACACGTGGAGGCGTACATGATGGGCGGCCAATACGAGCGGGATCTGAGCGTGATCGTCGACAGCATCTGCAGCTACATTGACTCCATAACTCTCTCCGGCGACGGCCTCGACGCTTGGATCCTTGACGTCGACGACACCTGCATTTCCAACCTCTTGTACTACAGAGGGAGGCGCTACGG GTGCGATCCGTTCGATCCAGTAGGGTTCAAGGCATGGGCGTTGAGCGGGCGGTGCTCTGCGATTCCAGATGTGCTGAGAGTGTTCGTGAAATTGATCGCGACAGGGTTCAAGGTGTTCCTGGTTACGGGCAGGGATGAAGAGACGCTGGGGCAGGCCACCATTCGCAATCTGCACAACCAAGGTTTCTTCGCCTACCACCGTCTCATTTTAAG GGGCAAAGCGCGATACTATACAAGTCTACAGTTAGGAAGCAGCTGGCAGAAGAAGGGTACAGAATATGGGGGAATGTGGGAGATCAGTGGAGTGATCTTCAAGGAGAGTATACAGGCAATCGCACCTTCAAGCTTCCTAATCCCATGTACTTTATcccttgattaa
- the LOC131019819 gene encoding acid phosphatase 1 isoform X1: protein MFGWSMQRMREAIVLVVFAICSKAATASAWWRSETEEAAGYCLSWRMAVEANNIRAWRTVPAECSGHVEAYMMGGQYERDLSVIVDSICSYIDSITLSGDGLDAWILDVDDTCISNLLYYRGRRYGCDPFDPVGFKAWALSGRCSAIPDVLRVFVKLIATGFKVFLVTGRDEETLGQATIRNLHNQGFFAYHRLILRSGAYKGQSAILYKSTVRKQLAEEGYRIWGNVGDQWSDLQGEYTGNRTFKLPNPMYFIP, encoded by the exons ATGTTTGGATGGAGCATGCAGAGAATGCGAGAGGCGATAGTGTTGGTGGTGTTCGCGATATGCTCCAAGGCGGCGACTGCGAGCGCGTGGTGGCGGAGCGAGACGGAGGAGGCGGCGGGGTACTGCCTGAGCTGGCGGATGGCGGTGGAGGCGAACAACATAAGAGCATGGCGGACGGTCCCCGCGGAGTGCTCGGGACACGTGGAGGCGTACATGATGGGCGGCCAATACGAGCGGGATCTGAGCGTGATCGTCGACAGCATCTGCAGCTACATTGACTCCATAACTCTCTCCGGCGACGGCCTCGACGCTTGGATCCTTGACGTCGACGACACCTGCATTTCCAACCTCTTGTACTACAGAGGGAGGCGCTACGG GTGCGATCCGTTCGATCCAGTAGGGTTCAAGGCATGGGCGTTGAGCGGGCGGTGCTCTGCGATTCCAGATGTGCTGAGAGTGTTCGTGAAATTGATCGCGACAGGGTTCAAGGTGTTCCTGGTTACGGGCAGGGATGAAGAGACGCTGGGGCAGGCCACCATTCGCAATCTGCACAACCAAGGTTTCTTCGCCTACCACCGTCTCATTTTAAG GAGTGGTGCGTATAAGGGGCAAAGCGCGATACTATACAAGTCTACAGTTAGGAAGCAGCTGGCAGAAGAAGGGTACAGAATATGGGGGAATGTGGGAGATCAGTGGAGTGATCTTCAAGGAGAGTATACAGGCAATCGCACCTTCAAGCTTCCTAATCCCATGTACTTTATcccttga
- the LOC131019819 gene encoding acid phosphatase 1 isoform X3: MRMREAIVLVVFAICSKAATASAWWRSETEEAAGYCLSWRMAVEANNIRAWRTVPAECSGHVEAYMMGGQYERDLSVIVDSICSYIDSITLSGDGLDAWILDVDDTCISNLLYYRGRRYGCDPFDPVGFKAWALSGRCSAIPDVLRVFVKLIATGFKVFLVTGRDEETLGQATIRNLHNQGFFAYHRLILRSGAYKGQSAILYKSTVRKQLAEEGYRIWGNVGDQWSDLQGEYTGNRTFKLPNPMYFIP; encoded by the exons ATG AGAATGCGAGAGGCGATAGTGTTGGTGGTGTTCGCGATATGCTCCAAGGCGGCGACTGCGAGCGCGTGGTGGCGGAGCGAGACGGAGGAGGCGGCGGGGTACTGCCTGAGCTGGCGGATGGCGGTGGAGGCGAACAACATAAGAGCATGGCGGACGGTCCCCGCGGAGTGCTCGGGACACGTGGAGGCGTACATGATGGGCGGCCAATACGAGCGGGATCTGAGCGTGATCGTCGACAGCATCTGCAGCTACATTGACTCCATAACTCTCTCCGGCGACGGCCTCGACGCTTGGATCCTTGACGTCGACGACACCTGCATTTCCAACCTCTTGTACTACAGAGGGAGGCGCTACGG GTGCGATCCGTTCGATCCAGTAGGGTTCAAGGCATGGGCGTTGAGCGGGCGGTGCTCTGCGATTCCAGATGTGCTGAGAGTGTTCGTGAAATTGATCGCGACAGGGTTCAAGGTGTTCCTGGTTACGGGCAGGGATGAAGAGACGCTGGGGCAGGCCACCATTCGCAATCTGCACAACCAAGGTTTCTTCGCCTACCACCGTCTCATTTTAAG GAGTGGTGCGTATAAGGGGCAAAGCGCGATACTATACAAGTCTACAGTTAGGAAGCAGCTGGCAGAAGAAGGGTACAGAATATGGGGGAATGTGGGAGATCAGTGGAGTGATCTTCAAGGAGAGTATACAGGCAATCGCACCTTCAAGCTTCCTAATCCCATGTACTTTATcccttga
- the LOC131019819 gene encoding acid phosphatase 1 isoform X4, which produces MREAIVLVVFAICSKAATASAWWRSETEEAAGYCLSWRMAVEANNIRAWRTVPAECSGHVEAYMMGGQYERDLSVIVDSICSYIDSITLSGDGLDAWILDVDDTCISNLLYYRGRRYGCDPFDPVGFKAWALSGRCSAIPDVLRVFVKLIATGFKVFLVTGRDEETLGQATIRNLHNQGFFAYHRLILRSGAYKGQSAILYKSTVRKQLAEEGYRIWGNVGDQWSDLQGEYTGNRTFKLPNPMYFIP; this is translated from the exons ATGCGAGAGGCGATAGTGTTGGTGGTGTTCGCGATATGCTCCAAGGCGGCGACTGCGAGCGCGTGGTGGCGGAGCGAGACGGAGGAGGCGGCGGGGTACTGCCTGAGCTGGCGGATGGCGGTGGAGGCGAACAACATAAGAGCATGGCGGACGGTCCCCGCGGAGTGCTCGGGACACGTGGAGGCGTACATGATGGGCGGCCAATACGAGCGGGATCTGAGCGTGATCGTCGACAGCATCTGCAGCTACATTGACTCCATAACTCTCTCCGGCGACGGCCTCGACGCTTGGATCCTTGACGTCGACGACACCTGCATTTCCAACCTCTTGTACTACAGAGGGAGGCGCTACGG GTGCGATCCGTTCGATCCAGTAGGGTTCAAGGCATGGGCGTTGAGCGGGCGGTGCTCTGCGATTCCAGATGTGCTGAGAGTGTTCGTGAAATTGATCGCGACAGGGTTCAAGGTGTTCCTGGTTACGGGCAGGGATGAAGAGACGCTGGGGCAGGCCACCATTCGCAATCTGCACAACCAAGGTTTCTTCGCCTACCACCGTCTCATTTTAAG GAGTGGTGCGTATAAGGGGCAAAGCGCGATACTATACAAGTCTACAGTTAGGAAGCAGCTGGCAGAAGAAGGGTACAGAATATGGGGGAATGTGGGAGATCAGTGGAGTGATCTTCAAGGAGAGTATACAGGCAATCGCACCTTCAAGCTTCCTAATCCCATGTACTTTATcccttga